The following are encoded together in the Leptospira langatensis genome:
- a CDS encoding DUF350 domain-containing protein: MDFVWKYLSVLGKDLAFFGLGFFIFYIGKKIKDWTEPRKLDEELVKSDNSALALNLSGYYLGIIVIFITIVSHPGGGNDLLGDLFQVGAFSFLGVILLLISQKINDGLILGGIDAQEEVYEKRNMAVSSVLFGGTIASAFFITAALNGDIGEKVFPNGLGLAISPMLEKTIIGSILSVIFFSIGQIGMILFSFYYKLWIPYKLKVELEEKQNLAAGVAFAGALLAIGILLTRALFREFESLWHTGTLLLLDLGLSFIVIPVLHFFADWVVLPGSTLKEEIERDQNFGAGLLEAVVLVSFSAILFFAV, encoded by the coding sequence ATGGATTTCGTTTGGAAATATCTTTCTGTCCTAGGAAAGGACCTGGCCTTCTTCGGTTTAGGTTTCTTCATCTTTTATATCGGTAAGAAGATCAAGGACTGGACGGAGCCTCGTAAACTAGACGAGGAACTGGTAAAGTCCGATAATAGCGCCTTGGCCTTAAACCTTTCCGGATATTATCTAGGGATCATCGTCATCTTTATTACTATCGTTTCTCATCCAGGCGGAGGGAACGACCTCCTCGGCGATCTGTTTCAGGTAGGTGCATTCTCTTTCTTGGGAGTGATCCTTCTACTTATCTCGCAAAAGATCAACGATGGATTGATCTTGGGCGGAATAGACGCACAAGAAGAAGTATATGAAAAACGTAATATGGCCGTGTCCTCCGTGCTTTTCGGCGGGACAATTGCGAGCGCGTTCTTTATCACCGCCGCTCTGAATGGGGATATAGGGGAGAAAGTTTTTCCGAACGGACTCGGCCTTGCAATCTCTCCCATGTTAGAGAAAACGATCATAGGCTCGATCCTATCCGTTATATTTTTTTCGATCGGACAGATCGGGATGATCCTATTTTCCTTCTATTATAAACTTTGGATCCCTTATAAACTTAAGGTAGAGCTGGAAGAAAAACAGAACCTGGCTGCGGGAGTTGCATTTGCAGGAGCACTTCTTGCCATTGGCATTTTATTGACTAGAGCCTTGTTTAGAGAATTTGAGTCCCTTTGGCATACTGGGACCCTTCTTCTTTTGGATCTGGGACTTTCCTTCATTGTGATCCCGGTCCTACATTTCTTTGCGGACTGGGTCGTATTGCCCGGTTCTACTTTAAAGGAAGAGATTGAAAGGGATCAGAATTTCGGGGCCGGCCTTCTGGAAGCAGTGGTTCTCGTCTCCTTCTCTGCGATCTTATTCTTTGCGGTTTAA
- a CDS encoding LIC_11502 family protein, protein MQEGEDTSLVSLSGGIPLTELLAAAKEAGLDLPKERARPLGRILLAGLLGALRGFSERGLSPFLPTHKHIFQEIVQELTEVYTFLSEEPNEKMVLQEACNFGIKKVYHLEWKLYSSHDLF, encoded by the coding sequence ATGCAGGAAGGAGAAGATACATCTCTCGTTTCCCTCTCAGGAGGGATCCCACTCACTGAGCTTTTGGCCGCCGCCAAGGAAGCAGGTTTGGATCTTCCGAAAGAAAGAGCCAGACCTCTGGGCCGTATCCTTCTTGCGGGACTCTTAGGCGCTCTCAGAGGTTTTTCGGAAAGAGGGCTATCTCCCTTTCTTCCTACGCATAAGCATATCTTCCAAGAGATCGTGCAAGAGCTTACAGAAGTCTATACTTTTCTCTCCGAAGAGCCAAACGAAAAAATGGTCCTACAAGAGGCCTGCAATTTCGGGATCAAGAAGGTGTATCACCTAGAATGGAAGTTATATTCGTCCCACGATCTGTTTTAA